One segment of Ferrovum sp. PN-J185 DNA contains the following:
- the gatA gene encoding Asp-tRNA(Asn)/Glu-tRNA(Gln) amidotransferase subunit GatA, giving the protein MDISSLSVKKIKQLIDSKSISSVELAGLYLDRIEQLNPQLNAFVTVDRDKTLVQAKQVDQLIAQGQRNPLMGVPIAHKDIFCAKGWLTTCGSKMLANFVAPYDAHIIEEFNKSGAITLGKTNMDEFAMGSSNETSYFGLVKNPWNLTKVPGGSSGGSAAAVAARLAPIATATDTGGSIRQPAALCGITGLKPTYGYVSRYGMIAYASSLDQGGLMAPSAEDIAYGLNIMAGHDERDSTSVNREKEDFSLQLNQSIEGLRIGVPQEFFSEGLDSDVAQAVELAIQELEKLGAVRVPLSLPNTSLSVPVYYVLAPAEASSNLSRFDGVRYGHRTKEYRDLIELYEKTRAEGFGAEVKRRILTGTYVLSRGYYDAYYLQAQRVRRLILQDYLRAFEQCDVILGPSTPTVAFGFNEKTSDPVSMYLSDIFTISVNLAGLPGLSIPVGFGKEHLPVGLQLIGPHFSEANLLNAAHQYQLHTDWHQHLPAGIAGN; this is encoded by the coding sequence ATGGATATTTCCTCACTTAGCGTCAAAAAAATTAAGCAACTTATTGATTCAAAGAGTATTTCTTCTGTTGAGTTAGCGGGATTGTATTTGGATCGTATTGAGCAATTAAATCCTCAATTAAATGCCTTTGTGACTGTGGATAGGGATAAAACCCTGGTTCAGGCTAAACAAGTGGATCAGTTAATCGCTCAAGGGCAAAGAAATCCATTAATGGGAGTGCCGATAGCACATAAAGATATTTTTTGCGCTAAAGGTTGGTTAACAACCTGTGGTTCAAAAATGTTGGCTAACTTTGTGGCACCCTATGATGCTCATATTATTGAAGAATTTAATAAAAGTGGAGCGATCACCTTAGGTAAAACCAATATGGATGAGTTTGCCATGGGCTCAAGTAATGAGACATCCTACTTTGGTTTAGTAAAAAACCCTTGGAATTTAACCAAGGTCCCTGGAGGTAGTTCTGGGGGGTCGGCTGCTGCTGTTGCAGCGAGATTGGCTCCTATAGCCACAGCCACTGATACCGGTGGCTCTATTCGTCAGCCTGCTGCGTTGTGCGGAATTACTGGGCTTAAGCCCACTTACGGTTACGTGTCACGTTACGGAATGATTGCTTACGCTTCAAGTCTTGATCAGGGTGGGCTCATGGCGCCAAGTGCGGAGGATATTGCATATGGCTTAAACATCATGGCAGGACATGATGAACGTGACTCCACTTCAGTTAACAGAGAGAAAGAAGACTTTAGCTTGCAACTTAATCAATCTATTGAAGGATTAAGAATTGGTGTGCCGCAGGAGTTTTTCAGTGAAGGTTTAGATAGTGATGTTGCGCAAGCAGTAGAATTGGCTATACAAGAATTAGAAAAATTAGGTGCGGTTCGAGTGCCTTTGAGTTTACCTAATACTTCCTTGTCAGTGCCTGTGTATTACGTATTAGCTCCGGCTGAGGCATCGAGTAATTTGTCACGTTTTGACGGGGTGCGTTACGGACATAGAACAAAAGAGTATCGTGATTTAATTGAGCTCTATGAAAAAACGCGTGCAGAAGGATTTGGTGCTGAGGTAAAACGACGAATTTTAACAGGGACGTATGTGTTGTCACGCGGCTACTATGATGCCTACTATTTACAGGCTCAGCGAGTAAGACGATTGATCCTGCAAGATTATTTACGCGCCTTTGAGCAATGTGATGTTATCTTAGGGCCTTCCACGCCGACTGTGGCCTTTGGTTTTAATGAAAAAACCAGCGATCCTGTTAGTATGTATTTATCAGATATTTTTACTATCAGTGTTAATTTGGCGGGACTGCCTGGCCTATCCATTCCTGTTGGTTTTGGTAAAGAGCATTTACCAGTTGGGCTACAACTGATAGGACCTCATTTTTCTGAAGCCAACTTACTAAATGCAGCACATCAGTATCAATTGCACACTGATTGGCATCAACATCTTCCTGCTGGCATAGCTGGAAATTAG
- the metW gene encoding methionine biosynthesis protein MetW, protein MIRFDHQVIGQWIKQGSRVLDLGCGDGQLMKYLQDKYHVSGYGVEIEVDRVVSAIANGVNVIQRDLESGLLGFAEQSFDTVILSQTLQAMRKTEFLLNDMLRVGREGIVTFPNFGYWKNRWQVLTGYMPKSEDMPYEWHNTPNIHLCTLNDFERLCERLHIQVIERHVITEGKTVRVAPNLLGSLAMYRVTKTA, encoded by the coding sequence GTGATACGTTTTGATCATCAAGTTATTGGCCAATGGATTAAGCAAGGATCTCGAGTTCTTGACCTAGGCTGTGGTGATGGTCAATTGATGAAATACCTGCAAGATAAATATCATGTTTCAGGATACGGTGTTGAAATTGAAGTGGATCGAGTAGTGAGTGCTATTGCAAATGGCGTTAATGTTATTCAACGAGATCTTGAAAGTGGTTTACTGGGTTTTGCAGAGCAGTCTTTTGATACGGTTATTTTGTCGCAAACACTTCAAGCTATGCGTAAAACAGAGTTTTTATTGAATGATATGTTACGTGTTGGGCGTGAGGGTATTGTCACCTTTCCTAATTTTGGTTACTGGAAAAATCGTTGGCAAGTATTAACTGGTTATATGCCAAAATCAGAGGATATGCCCTATGAATGGCACAATACACCTAATATTCATTTGTGTACTCTAAATGATTTTGAACGTTTGTGTGAGCGATTACATATACAGGTTATTGAACGTCACGTTATTACTGAAGGAAAAACTGTGCGTGTTGCTCCCAATCTGCTAGGTAGTCTTGCTATGTATCGAGTCACTAAAACTGCTTGA
- a CDS encoding AmpG family muropeptide MFS transporter — MSWLGTKPLSLQRQLLILSMGFASGLPLALTGTTLQAWLVSSGINIKTVGLFAAIGIPYTWKFLWSPFMDKYYIPKIGRRKTWLLLTQVSLLFSINWLSTLSPTTDISQFSMVALCIAFFSASQDIVIDAYRTDILTAPERGMGSAMAVLGYRLAMLLSGAGGLMLASLYGFHTTYQVMSIIMVLIICISLLSPEPITSQPKQNNYSFITPITEFIKRPYASYFLLLVVIYKLSDALAGSLTTAFLIQGVHFSLIEVGTVNKGVGLAATLLGAFIGGALMTRINLYRSLFYFGVLQALATLSFALLAHQGHHAGLMIISVFLENFTSGMGTAALSALLMSLCHHEFSATQFALLSALTAIGRVYLAPVAGIIVANTGWVNFFLISTIAALPGLMIIWFIRQQLIRLSSSSFSDSIHSKTT; from the coding sequence ATGAGCTGGTTAGGTACGAAGCCATTATCCTTACAACGACAATTACTTATTTTGTCGATGGGATTTGCCTCAGGGTTACCCTTGGCTTTAACAGGAACAACGCTACAGGCATGGCTTGTGAGTAGCGGCATCAACATTAAAACAGTTGGGCTATTTGCTGCAATTGGCATACCTTACACGTGGAAATTTCTGTGGTCACCATTTATGGATAAATATTATATTCCAAAAATTGGTAGACGTAAGACGTGGTTACTACTCACTCAAGTATCTCTGTTATTTAGCATTAACTGGCTAAGCACTCTATCGCCTACAACAGACATCAGCCAATTCAGTATGGTTGCTTTATGCATCGCTTTTTTTTCAGCATCTCAAGATATTGTTATTGATGCTTACAGAACAGACATACTAACAGCGCCAGAAAGAGGGATGGGCTCTGCCATGGCTGTATTAGGCTATCGCTTAGCCATGCTACTTTCTGGTGCTGGGGGATTAATGTTAGCCTCCTTATACGGCTTTCATACTACCTATCAAGTCATGTCTATTATCATGGTATTGATAATTTGCATTTCTTTACTCTCTCCTGAACCTATTACAAGCCAACCCAAACAAAATAATTATTCTTTTATTACACCTATTACGGAGTTTATTAAACGGCCTTATGCTAGTTATTTTTTGTTGTTAGTTGTTATCTACAAACTCAGTGATGCACTAGCAGGATCACTAACAACTGCTTTTTTAATTCAAGGCGTTCATTTCTCATTAATTGAAGTGGGTACAGTTAACAAAGGGGTAGGGCTAGCAGCAACATTATTGGGTGCTTTTATTGGAGGTGCTCTTATGACTCGTATTAATCTCTATCGGTCGTTATTCTATTTTGGCGTATTACAAGCATTAGCTACATTGTCTTTTGCCCTACTCGCCCATCAAGGCCATCACGCAGGTCTTATGATTATTAGCGTTTTTTTAGAAAACTTTACTTCCGGAATGGGAACCGCTGCCCTAAGTGCGCTGTTAATGTCTTTATGTCATCACGAGTTTAGCGCGACGCAATTTGCCTTATTAAGTGCACTGACTGCTATTGGCAGAGTCTATCTTGCTCCTGTTGCAGGAATCATTGTTGCTAATACGGGATGGGTAAATTTCTTCTTAATCTCAACTATTGCAGCATTACCGGGATTGATGATTATCTGGTTTATTAGACAACAATTGATACGTTTATCTTCAAGCAGTTTTAGTGACTCGATACATAGCAAGACTACCTAG
- the gatC gene encoding Asp-tRNA(Asn)/Glu-tRNA(Gln) amidotransferase subunit GatC, translating to MSLTDQEIKHLAKLARIHIEDTELTLLRDQLAKVFQLIDTLQAVDTAGIEPLSHSLALSQPLREDRVTEPNLRDMYQAVAPEVEKGLYIVPKVIE from the coding sequence GTGAGTTTAACAGACCAAGAAATAAAGCATCTTGCTAAATTAGCAAGAATTCATATTGAAGACACTGAGTTAACTCTATTGAGAGATCAGTTGGCTAAAGTCTTTCAATTAATTGATACGCTACAGGCAGTTGATACCGCTGGTATTGAGCCACTCTCTCATTCTTTGGCGCTAAGCCAACCTCTGCGAGAGGATCGTGTAACTGAACCTAATCTGCGCGATATGTATCAAGCCGTCGCCCCTGAAGTAGAAAAGGGTTTATATATTGTTCCAAAGGTCATTGAATAA
- the metX gene encoding homoserine O-succinyltransferase MetX codes for MNLSLGNVQPQTKRFVEPLALSSGIVLPEYELVYETYGELNQDKSNAVLICHALSGNHHVAGIYNDDPKTIGWWDNMVGPGKPIDTNRFFVIGVNNLGGCHGSTGPSSINPATHQPYGADFPFVTVDDWVLSQSRLADYLGIKCFAAVMGGSLGGMQALQWSISFPERLKHALVIASAPKLSAQNIGFNEVARQAITTDPHFYGGDFYQHQVVPHRGLRLARMLGHITYLSDDAMMEKFGRDLITSTPKFSLDVEFEIESYLRYQGDKFADRFDANTYLIMTKALDYFDPAQRTDNRLDVALSVARCRFLIVSFTSDWRFSPSRSEEIVEALMKNQLSVSYAEIESSQGHDSFLMDNNDYFSVVKAYMNNIAKDTL; via the coding sequence ATGAATTTATCTTTAGGGAATGTACAACCACAAACAAAACGTTTTGTAGAGCCATTGGCTTTATCGTCAGGCATCGTATTGCCTGAGTATGAGTTGGTGTATGAAACCTATGGTGAATTGAATCAAGATAAATCTAATGCTGTGTTAATTTGTCATGCGTTGTCAGGTAATCATCATGTTGCAGGCATCTATAACGACGATCCTAAAACAATAGGATGGTGGGACAATATGGTGGGTCCAGGAAAGCCCATTGATACCAATCGTTTTTTCGTGATTGGGGTGAATAACTTGGGTGGTTGTCATGGTTCGACAGGGCCTTCAAGTATTAATCCTGCGACTCATCAGCCCTATGGAGCTGACTTTCCTTTTGTTACTGTGGATGATTGGGTACTTTCTCAATCACGTTTGGCTGACTATCTAGGTATTAAGTGTTTTGCCGCAGTGATGGGAGGAAGTCTTGGTGGTATGCAAGCACTACAGTGGTCCATCTCTTTTCCTGAACGCCTAAAGCATGCATTAGTGATTGCTTCAGCGCCAAAATTGTCTGCACAAAACATTGGTTTTAATGAAGTCGCACGACAAGCGATCACCACAGACCCTCATTTTTATGGTGGTGACTTTTACCAACACCAAGTGGTTCCTCATCGTGGCTTACGCTTAGCTAGGATGTTAGGTCATATCACTTATTTAAGTGATGATGCCATGATGGAAAAATTTGGTCGTGACTTGATTACCAGTACACCAAAGTTTTCATTGGATGTAGAGTTTGAGATAGAGTCTTACTTGCGCTACCAGGGTGATAAATTTGCCGATCGTTTTGATGCAAATACCTATTTGATCATGACCAAAGCATTAGATTATTTTGACCCCGCACAAAGAACAGATAATCGCCTTGATGTTGCTCTATCTGTCGCACGTTGTCGATTCTTGATCGTGTCATTTACCAGTGATTGGCGTTTTTCTCCCTCTCGCTCAGAGGAGATTGTAGAAGCGTTAATGAAAAATCAGTTGTCAGTCAGTTATGCTGAAATAGAATCATCACAAGGCCATGATTCTTTTTTAATGGACAACAATGATTATTTCTCTGTTGTAAAAGCCTATATGAATAATATCGCGAAGGATACACTGTGA
- the gatB gene encoding Asp-tRNA(Asn)/Glu-tRNA(Gln) amidotransferase subunit GatB, whose product MQWEVVIGLETHAQLATHSKIFSGASTAFGAEPNTQASAIDIALPGVLPVLNKQAVEYAIRFGLAVDAEINPRSIFARKNYFYPDLPKGYQISQYEEPVVKGGVISFMLDNKAYQVRLTRAHLEEDAGKSLHEDIPGATGIDLNRAGTPLLEIVSEPDMRSAGEAVAYAKALHQIVTWIGVCDGNMQEGSFRCDANVSVRPLGSDTFGTRCEIKNLNSFRFLERAIEFEIERQIDVLESGGVITQETRLYDPDRDETRSMRSKEDAMDYRYFPDPDLLPVVIEESWVNSVKEGMPPLPHVLKERFISNYGLTEYDANLITSDRGLADYFIAMTSNTKASPKQCANWVAGELLASLNRAQLTIDKCPISPDKLTQLIIRIEDGTISGKIAKTVFDILWQEGGEVDQLIDSRGLKQVSDSGAIEKIVDELMSQHPDQVAEYRAGKDKVLGFFVGKAMKASGGKLNPAQLNDVLKTKLAG is encoded by the coding sequence ATGCAATGGGAAGTAGTCATCGGACTTGAAACACACGCACAACTCGCCACTCACTCAAAAATATTCTCTGGTGCGTCGACAGCGTTTGGCGCTGAACCCAATACCCAAGCATCAGCCATTGATATTGCTCTGCCTGGTGTGTTACCAGTATTAAATAAACAAGCCGTGGAGTATGCAATACGTTTTGGTTTGGCAGTGGATGCTGAAATTAACCCACGTTCTATTTTTGCTCGTAAAAATTATTTTTACCCTGACTTACCCAAGGGCTATCAGATTAGTCAGTATGAAGAGCCAGTGGTGAAAGGGGGAGTGATTTCCTTTATGCTTGATAATAAAGCTTATCAAGTACGCCTCACCAGAGCGCATCTCGAAGAGGATGCAGGTAAGTCTTTACACGAAGACATCCCAGGTGCCACAGGCATAGATTTAAACCGTGCTGGTACCCCATTGTTAGAAATTGTATCTGAGCCAGATATGCGTAGCGCCGGAGAAGCCGTTGCTTATGCCAAAGCGTTACATCAGATTGTGACTTGGATTGGTGTGTGTGACGGTAATATGCAAGAAGGATCTTTTCGCTGTGATGCGAATGTCTCTGTCAGACCGCTTGGCAGCGATACATTTGGTACGCGTTGTGAAATTAAAAACCTAAATTCATTTCGTTTCTTGGAGAGAGCAATTGAATTTGAAATTGAAAGACAAATCGATGTATTAGAAAGTGGTGGTGTGATTACTCAAGAAACGCGTCTTTATGATCCTGATCGGGACGAAACGCGATCGATGCGCAGTAAAGAAGATGCGATGGATTACCGTTATTTTCCAGACCCTGATTTATTGCCTGTAGTGATTGAAGAGTCCTGGGTGAATAGCGTAAAAGAGGGCATGCCGCCACTTCCCCACGTACTGAAAGAGCGTTTCATCAGTAATTATGGTCTTACTGAGTACGATGCGAATCTGATTACCAGTGATAGGGGATTGGCTGATTATTTTATCGCTATGACAAGTAACACTAAAGCTTCACCCAAACAATGTGCCAATTGGGTTGCTGGAGAGTTACTGGCGTCACTTAACCGAGCACAGCTCACCATAGACAAGTGCCCAATCTCACCAGATAAACTGACTCAATTGATTATCCGAATAGAAGATGGAACCATTTCTGGGAAGATTGCAAAAACAGTATTTGATATTCTATGGCAAGAAGGTGGTGAGGTCGATCAGTTGATCGATTCCCGAGGGTTAAAACAGGTTTCAGATAGTGGGGCCATTGAAAAAATCGTCGATGAATTAATGAGTCAGCATCCTGATCAAGTGGCTGAGTATCGAGCTGGTAAAGATAAAGTACTTGGCTTCTTTGTTGGTAAAGCCATGAAGGCATCTGGTGGTAAACTTAATCCTGCACAGTTAAATGATGTGCTCAAGACAAAATTGGCAGGATAA